From a region of the Syngnathoides biaculeatus isolate LvHL_M chromosome 2, ASM1980259v1, whole genome shotgun sequence genome:
- the LOC133508951 gene encoding ERBB receptor feedback inhibitor 1, whose product MSDNNYWGQHDFSRLCCGLPSGQVEHNLTELRPLQQLDKECHSNLFLPKSPCYSESSCLPLDKTLRSHEGDQVVPYCSSHRWTVFWGPQKEAKPLPPLPDPEELMTDDAADNEVEFFTSERQPLLPKSCPKMVCGNRGQVNPTYQGGPSQSLAFSWPSRGDDLRANDCLPVHLTENHQDTSCNKHPDYKLNWFSSTIPSEKPQIPPRIPIPPKPPLKTAGGEEKPPKIPPRVPLVPPCPPRSPSPKSLPIYINGVMPATQSFAANPQYVSKSLLSERAPPAVQFSPCIVPILKDGRQASATHYILLPPRQKTSTERRGRLLSEPARTGHEWQNR is encoded by the exons ATGAGCGACAATAACTACTGGGGACAGCACGACTTCAGCAG ACTGTGCTGTGGGCTGCCGAGTGGCCAAGTGGAACATAACCTGACCGAGCTGCGACCGCTGCAGCAATTGGACAAAGAATGCCACT ctaaCCTCTTCCTTCCAAAATCTCCATGCTACTCTGAGTCCTCCTGCCTGCCATTGGACAAGACTCTTCGATCTCATGAAGGAGACCAGGTGGTGCCTTATTGTTCTTCCCACAGATGGACAGTGTTTTGGGGTCCGCAGAAGGAAGCCAAACCTTTGCCGCCATTACCCGACCCCGAGGAGCTCATGACGGACGATGCAGCGGATAATGAAGTAGAGTTCTTCACCAGCGAGCGACAGCCTCTCTTGCCCAAAAGCTGCCCTAAGATGGTGTGCGGTAACAGAGGTCAAGTAAATCCCACCTATCAGGGGGGGCCGTCACAGTCCTTGGCATTTTCCTGGCCCAGCAGAGGGGATGACCTCCGAGCTAATGACTGTCTTCCTGTTCATCTGACAGAGAACCATCAGGATACGTCGTGTAATAAACATCCAGACTATAAACTCAACTGGTTCTCCTCTACCATCCCCTCAGAGAAACCCCAAATTCCTCCTCGTATCCCGATCCCACCGAAACCCCCCCTCAAGACTGCGGGCGGTGAGGAGAAGCCGCCCAAAATCCCTCCAAGAGTTCCTCTAGTACCCCCCTGTCCGCCTCGTTCACCGAGCCCTAAAAGCCTCCCGATTTACATCAATGGCGTGATGCCGGCCACTCAGAGTTTTGCTGCTAACCCGCAATATGTGAGCAAGTCACTTCTGAGCGAGAGGGCGCCCCCCGCAGTTCAGTTCTCTCCCTGCATCGTTCCTATTTTAAAGGACGGCAGACAGGCCAGCGCCACGCACTACATCCTCCTTCCCCCGCGCCAAAAGACATCCACGGAAAGACGAGGGCGACTCTTGAGTGAACCTGCCAGGACAGGACATGAATGGCAAAACCGTTAA